The stretch of DNA CGGCTCGCCCGTGGTGCGGCATTGCACCCCTTGGTAGACCGAAGGCAAAAAGCCGGTGCCCCACAGACTTTTGCCGCCACTGGGATCGGTGCCGCCACTAAGCAACACAACAAAACCGGGCAGGTTCTGGTTTTCACTCCCCAGGCCATAGGTGATCCACGAACCCATGGCCGCGGCCCCGAAGCGTGGCGAACCGGTGTAGAGCAATAGCTGTGCGGGGGCGTGGTTGAATTGGTCAGTGTGCATCGACTTGATGACGGCAACGTCATCGATCATCGAGCTCAGGCCGGGCAGCAGCTCGCTGACAAGCGTGCCGCATTCCCCTTGCGGCGTGAATTTGTAGGGCGTGCCGAGCAGTTTGGGGTGTCCTTTGATGAAGGGAAAGCGTTGGCCTTTCATCAGTTCATCGGGACAAGGCTGCATGTTGTGTTTGACCAGTTCGGGCTTGAAGTCAAACAGTTCATGCTGTGGCGGCGAGCCGGCCATGTGGAGGTAGATGACGTTTTTGGCCTTGGCGGCAAAGTGCGGCTGTTTGACTGCCAAGGGATTGACCGCTTCGACGTTCGGCGCGGCAGCCGTCGCGTTGCCAGAGAGCGCGGCGAGTGCCAAGCTGCCGAGGCCGACATTGCAATTGCGCAGAAAATGCCGCCGCGTTTGGAGGAGCGCTTGTTGATGGGCGATATGCATGGGGTCAATTCTTGCTTAAGACGGCATCGAGATTTAATAACACATTGGCGACAACGGTCCAGGCCGCGAGATCCGCCGGTGGCATCCCGTCGGGCAGTTCTCCCAGCGGAATCGTCGCCAACTCGGCGGCAGCGGTTTTGTTTTGTTGATAATGCGTAAGTTCGGTTGTGAACAGTTCCGTCAATGCGTCGACTTGTGCATCGGTTGCCGGGCGGACGAGGCAGAGCCGCAGCGCGAAACAGACGCGCTGGTCGGTGGTATTGCCCCCTTCTTTAAAGATGCGGCGTGCCAGGGCCTGCGCTGCTTCGACATAGACCGGATCATTGAGTGTTACGAAAGCCTGCAGCGGAGTGTTGGTGCGGATGCGGCGCATAGCGCAGACTTCGCGGCTGGGGGCATCGAAGGTGGCCATCGACGGATAGGGAACCGACCGTCGCCAGAAGGTGTACAGCCCGCGGCGGTATTTGTCTTCACCGGTGCTCGTGGCCCACTTCCGGTCACGCCCGTTGAACGCAGCCCGCCAAAGTCCCGGGGGTTGCGGCGGAAAGACAGAGGGTCCGTGAATTTTGCGACTCAACAGACCGCTCAGCGCCAGCGCCTGGTCGCGAACCATCTCGGCTTTGAGACGAAATCTTGGGCCGCGCGACAAGAGCACGTTGTTCGGGTCGTGTTCAAGCAATTGCGGCGTGACCTGTGCGGATTGTTGGTAGGTGGCGGACAGGACCATCTGTTTGAGGATCGCTTTGGTATCCCAGCCGAGTCGCACATATTCCGTGGCGAGCCAGTCGAGTAATTGTGGGTGACTGGGAGGGGCGCCTTGTGTGCCAAAATCTTCTTCGGTGGTGACAATGCCACGACCGAACAAGCGAGCCCAGTAGCGATTCACGGCGACGCGGGCCGTTAATGGGTTTTCCGGATCGACGAGCCATTGAGCGACACCAAGTCGGGTGGCGGGCATTTTCGAGGCGGCGGGATGAAACGCGACCGGCAGTGCGGGCGTGAGTTCCTCGCCATGCGTGAGGAAATTCCCTTTGACCATCAGATGCGTCGTACGGTGTTTCTCGACGGGCAGTTCTTGCATCACGGGGAGGGTCGGAATCGCGGGCTTGGCGGCTTGCAAGGCGGCGATTTTATCACGAAGTGGTTTTAGTGCCGGGGCATTCTCGCGAAAATACTTGTGCACCTTTTGAGACTGGGCGGCGTCCCGTGCAGTCGACGGTGTCTCGATAATCGCTAGTATCTCCGCAGGTAGTTCCAATCGCTGGGCAGCGGCGGGATCGTTGGTGATTGCAATGCGAAAGCGTCCGAGCGTTTGCCGGGGTTTTTCATTTTGATGTTCAATGCGGAAGGTGAGCGTTGTTGCCGCGTCGGAGGTTTGTGTCAGCGGTTCTTTGAGAATGAAGACAGCCGCGTGCGGTTGTTGTTGCTGTGAATCGACGGACCAACCTTGTTTTTTGAGATCCTTCGCCGTCGTTGCGGCTTGTACCGAGAAATTAGTGGTGGAATAATCTGCCGCGGCGCGGTCCCACGGTTGATCCACGTCATCAACTTTCAGCGCAAACTGCGAGAGTACAAAATTGCCCGCTGCACCACGGCCGGATCCAGCCTCGGGCAAAGTGGGATCGGGGATCACCTCGAGTCGAACAGCACTCACGTTCCGGAGGCTTGTCTGGCTGGTGATGGTATAGGTATCGGTCGCGGGGGAATCACCGCCGGCCAGGAGGGAACCGTCCGGTAATGACTGGAACGTGGTCCCATTGGTCGACTCGATGTTTTGGGGAGTGATAACAAACCATGCGCCGGAGTTTTGCAGGTTGGTTTCCCAGGCCGTTTGTGCTGCGGCAATTTCCGGGGTTTCTAGTTGAGCGCGGGCTTTGGCAATTTCGGCATCGAGTCTCTGGTTCTCAGCTGCGATTTCCGCGGTAGGGGCGGGGATGGTTGGGGATTCATTCGGTTGGTCGTTGTCGCTGGTCTGATTGAAGAAGGCGTAGAACTGGTAGTATTCTTTTTGGGCGATCGGGTCGTACTTGTGGTCGTGGCAAGTGGCGCAGCGCATCGTCAGGCCCATCCAGACCTGCATGGTGGTGTCGACACGATCACGGACAGCGGCGACGCGGAATTCTTCATCGTCGGTGCCCCCTTCGGTGTTGGTCATCGTGTTGCGATGAAAGGCGGTCGCCATCCGTTGCTCAAGCGTTGCCTCAGGGAGCAGGTCCCCGGCGATTTGCTCGATCGTAAATTGGTCGTACGGCATGTTGTTGTTGAAGGCGTCGATCACCCAATCGCGGTACCGCCAGATTTCCCGTAGTGGATCGGAGCCATACCCTTTGGAGTCGGCGTACCGTGCTAAATCGAGCCACATTTGCGCCCAGCGTTCGCCGTAAGCCGGGTCTTGCAGAAAGGCGTCGACCAAGTTCTCGTAGGCCTGCGGATCGTTGTCGTTGACAAATGCGTCGACTTCTGTGGGCGTGGGGGGGAGGCCGCGCAGGTCGAAACTGAGGCGACGAATCAACGCGTAACGATCCACGCGCGGCGAGGGGGCGAGGTCGGCCTGTTCGAGTCGATTTAGCACGAAGTGGTCGATCGTATTGAGCGGCCAGTTGCTGTTGGTGACTTTTGGCGGTTGGGGACGCGTCGGTTTCACAAATGCCCAGTGACGCGCATAAGGGGCGTCTTGGTTGATCCACCGGCGGAGCAGATCAATTTGCGATATTGTGAGCGGATCTCCTGTCTCGACCGGAGGCATGCGCAGGCTGTCATCGTCTGCGGTGATGCGGGCGATCAGTTCGCTCGATGCGGCGTTGCCCGGAACAATGGCCCGCTCACCGCTGTCTGTTTCGCCAAGGGCCGCATCGCGCAGGTCGAGTCGCAAGCCTCCCTCGCGGGAGCCGGCATCGGGGCCGTGGCAGGGGAAACATTTCTTGGACAGGATCGGGCGGACGTCACGATTGAAGTCCACCGGTTTTTGATCAGCCGCCGCCAACGGGTCGGCTGTAACCAATGCTCCCAGAAACGCCGTCACAATCAGTAACGGTGCGTATTGCTGCATCGACGGACCTCGCAGTCGTGAAACCTAGAACCAGTTTCAAAGCCCGGTTGTGCTGGTGATAGACATTAAAATCTAAGACTCCACGCAACGCGTCAGAGGGTTTTGAAACCAATTGTAAGAAGAATCGGCCAACACGAATTATAGCACGCCCGTGGCCTCAATGGCATCGTCGAATCGCGGGGGAGGGTTATTGAAAATGTTTGACGATGCCATGGGTGACGCGTTCAATTCCCGAAGGGGTCCGCAGTAACAGCCCCCCTTCTTCGTCAATACCCTGGCAAATACCGGTGATGCCGTGTTGGTGGTTTTCGATGTAGACCGTTTTTCCCCGCAGCAGGGAAAATTCCTCCCACCGGCGAGCAAGTTGCGGATCGCTGGCTGAAAGCCAGTTGAGGCGTTGCTCGAGCATTTGGAGAATGTCGATGAGGATCTCGGTGAGTTCGAATTTGTTGCCGACGGTATCACTCAGTGAAGTCGCGGTGGCTTGTAATTCAGTCGGGGCGGATTTCAACGAGTTGTTCACATTCAAGCCGATGCCGATCACCAGGATGTCACGGCGCTGCGGAGGGACTTCGACTAAAATTCCGCACACTTTTTTATTGTGCAGGAAGACATCGTTCGGCCATTTTAGTCCGATGTCCCCCTGGGGGAATCGCTGTCGCAAAGCCTCACAAACGGCGACGCCGACGGTGAGTGAAATTTGCGGGTGGCGCGCCACAGGAAGTTCCACAGCGTCGGGGTTGACGAGTACCGAGAAGGTCAAAGCCCCGGCGGCCGACCACCATCGATTGGCTCCCCGTCCGCGACCGCCGGTTTGTGCGGCGGTGAGCACCAGACTAGGGGTCACGACGAACGGATCATTGGCCAACTGTAACCCGCGATCATTGGTCGAAGCCAACGTCTCGTGGAAGTCGATGGACTGGAGGAATGTTTCCGATGCAATGCGGTCTAAGTCAAACGCAGCCGGAGTTGCCTCATCAGCAGAGTTCATATGTTTGACGGCTCGCACGGGGGGGCGGAGAAACGGGGGGCGATGACATTTGATAGCATAAGTTAGTGGACCGGCGGACATCCCGCAAATGCTACCGGCCGCGCTACGAAAAACGGCCTCGGTTCCGAAGTTAGGAACCGAGGCCGCAATTGGATCATCAGTATCGAGGCGTTGTGTTGATCGCCTATTTTTGGTTTTGCTGGTGGAATTGTTGCAAATTGCCAAGCAGACCATTGAGGTCGGTCCGTCCTGATAGGACGAGCTGCTCGCCGAGTTCCAACTGACGGTTGAGACGTTGGATGTGCAACAAGCGTTCGATTTGGTCCTGATCAGCGAATCCAAGTTCGACGGCGATTTCGCCAAAGAACTTGCCGTGCCCATTGGTTTCCTGAGATTCCAGGATGTGGTCGATTTGTTCAACGGACAGCAATCCCAATCGCAGCGCGAGTGCGCCGGTGGTGTTTCCGACGTTGGCCCATTCGCCCGGGACGGGGACTTCACCCTCTTCGAGTCCCAACTGCGTTTGCAGAAATTCGGTAAACGGGTCGCAGGTGGCTGCAATCATGATTTCGTTTTCCTTATGTATGGTTGGGGCGTTGCGCGCCGCCGGTGGCATTCGCGAAGTCGTCCCCATGCATAGTGCCCAAACGTCGGCGTCCGAAGTTTTTATAGAGTCTTGAACGCATACCAATTTGCTTGAAGCATAGCTCAAATGCTGCGAAACGCGGCCTTTCACCGCGATTTATGCAGTTTTCATGCAGGCCGCGCCCGATCATTCCGGTTTTTCGGAATTACCAGAACAAATTTGCCCTGCATGGTTTTTCGACCTAGGTTTGAAATGCGAATCCCTATCTTTGGGCACGGGGCATTTTCTCCGAGAGCGGTGATCGTTCGGGGAATGGTGGGCAAACGGGTTGGGATACGAGGTTCTTGTATCGTTGAATTAGAGGTTGCCTTCAACGATTTGCAAATAGCTAGATTTCTAGCGACTACGTTATGGGGCATTTTATGAGTCGGCAGGATTTTCAACAAAAGCTCGATCGTATTCTGGGGTGTCCTGCGAACCTGCTAAGCCCGCGCCTGCGTCGCGCCCTCGGCTTTGACAAGGTTGAATACGATCTTTATATGGCCTCAGCGGACGGCCGCTCCAATATCCAGCAGAAGCTGGATCGTATTCTGGGAAGCGGAGCGGGCCAACTGCCGTCTCGGGTCAAACGTGGACTCGGTTTTGAGTCGTTGGAACAACGCTTAGTGATGAGCGCTACGTTGGGCGCCGGCGACGAAATCTTGAACTGGACCGACGCCGATGGCAATACGCAAGCCCTGGATGTCACCAGCGGCAGTGTGGAAGTTCATTTCACTGATGACGTAGGGAATACCGGTGACATCACCGAAGTGCGGTTGCTGTCCAATGGTGCCGGATTCGATGTCTCGACGTCGAACATCGATCTGATTAACTCCAACGGAAACCAACTCGGCGCTCTGAATATTGGCGTGAACGTTGGCGGAGAATTGGCCGATACCGATGGCACCGTCGATACGATCACGGCATCCACGTCTATTCAAGGTCCCCTCTTCGTCGATGGGGATGTTGGCAGCATTGATGTCGGCAGCGACGTACAGGACTCAATCACCGTCACCGGCGACCTCGATTCCATTCAAGTAGGTGGTGAAATTCTGGGCGATGTCTCCGCGGGAGAAGCTCAGGGGGAGTTTTCGTTATCCGATAACGACTTCTCGTACAATACAATGTTCAGCGAATCGAACGCCGTGACGTTCGACGGGGCCACAGATGGCATCGAGACGCTCGATGAATCCGCACAAGCGGTCCGTGCCATGTCGCCGTCGCAATTCCGGTATCTGACGGCAGAGCAAGTCCCGGATTTGTCTGTGGAACAAATCACCGGCATTACCAACGCGTATTACTTCTACAACATGTCGTCCGATGCGCGAGGCGCATTGAACGCCGAACAAGTGCAGGCGCTGGATACGTCGATCGTAAACATCGGCTACTTGACGTCGGTGCAACGTGAGGACCTGACCATCGAGCAGGTGCAAGCTGTGTCAGTCCCCAACCTGCGGTACTTGCCGGCTTCGCAAGTGCAGCACATTACGGTCGATCAATTATCGGGCATCACCAACGCGTATTACTTCTACAACATGTCGTCCGACGCGCGAGGCGCATTGAACGCCGGACAAGTGCAGGCGCTCGATACGTCGATCGTGAACATCGGCTATCTCACGTCGGCGCAGCGTGAAGCCCTGACCGTCGAGCAAGTGCAAGCTGTGTCAGTCCCGAATCTGCGGTATCTGCCAGCATCGCAAGTGCAGCACATTACGGTTGATCAATTGTCGGGCATCACCAACGCGTATTATTTCTACAATATGTCGTCCGACGCGCGAGGCGCGTTGAATGCCGAACAAGTGCAGGCGCTGGATACGTCGATCGTAAACATCGGCTACTTGACGTCGGTGCAACGTGAGGACCTGACCATCGAGCAGGTGCAAGCTGTGTCAGTCCCCAATCTGCGGTACTTGCCGGCATCGCAAGTGCAGCACATAACGGTTGATCAATTATCGGGCATCACCAACGCATATTACTTCTACAATATGTCCTCTGATGCGCGGGGTGCGTTGAACGCCGAACAGGTGCAGGCGCTGGACACGTCGGTGATAAGCATTGGCTATCTGACGACGGCGCAGCGTGAGGATTTGACGCCCGAGCAGGTACAAAATCTCTCAGCTGCGAATTTTCGTTATTTGCCCGCATCGCAAGTGCAGCATCTTTTGCTGGAACAACTTGCGGGGATCACGAATTCATATCACCTTCACAATATGTCAGTTGCGGCGCGAGACGCGTTGTCACATGCCCAAATTGGGGCTTTGAGTAGCACGTTGGGCGGGTTTGGCTACTCTGGGTCCGCCGGCGATGATTCACTGACAGGTAACGCAAACAGCAATCACATGGAGGGTTTGGATGGCGATGACACCATTTCAGGTTTGGCCGGAAATGATGTGCTCAACGGTGGAGCCGGCGACGATGTGTTGCTGGGGGGTACCGGTGACGACCTATTGATTGGCGGCGGCGGAAACGATGTGATGCAGGGGGAAGCGGGGGATGACACCTTTCGCTTCGACGGCGCAGCCGGGGGCGATGTGTATACGGTTAGTGGAGGCGAGGGGCAGGATGCGATCGACCTGCAAGATTTCTCTGTCGACGACATTCATGTTGAGGCGGATCGCATTCGCGTGAACCTCGACGGCGGTGGACAGTTTACGATTCATCACGATGGTATCGAATCGATCGTGCTGTCCGATGGCAGCTATGCTATATCAGCATTCTTGTCGGTCAATGCGAGTTCACTGGATCTGATCGCGCATTGGAAACTGGATGGGAACGCGACGGATGCGACTGGGAATGGACATGACGCCACAGTCCTGAATGGCGAAGGCGACGAGTTCACAACCGGCCTAGTCGGTGATGGTGCGGCGCATTTCGATGGCGAGAATGATCTCATCCAAACCCCCAGCGGCGAAAGCCCACAATTGACGGGCGATTACACGACATCAGTCTGGATCCGTCCCGATGCATCGCAAAAAGACTGGGCCGGGATCTATGCGGCGACCAATGCCAGCGGCTCGACGAATCATTGGAATCTGCAATTCGACAATTCGGCGCAACGCAATATCGTCATCTATCACGCCAATAGCGGAAGTTGGGACACGGGAATTAATCTTGCGGATGTCGCCGACGGCGGATGGCACAATATCGTCGTGGTTCGAGAAGGAACGACGATGTCGGTGTATCTCGACGGTGAACTGGCGAAGACGGGCACATACAATTCCAATCCGTTGGGCAATGCCGATCACTTCAATATCGGCGGCGAACGAACAAGCTTGAACAAATACCTGTACTCAGGCGACATCGACGATGTACGCATCTATACCGGAGCGCAACCCGAAGACGTGCTTGAGTTCCTGTTTCAAACAGATAATGACACGCCGCAAACAACGGGAATCAGCGACGTCAACGTGACGGAAGATGCGGCCGATACCGTGATCAATCTCCACGATGCGTTTAGCGACCAGGAGGATACCGACGGCGAACTCACGTATGACGTCAAATGGATCACGAACGCAGCGTTGTTTGACGGAATGATCATCGACAATGCGGGCAATCTGACAATCGACTACGCCGCCAACGCTTCCGGCACAGCGGAGATCACGATTCGTGCGACTGATGCGGATGGAAAGTTTGTCGAATCGACATTCCTCGTCAACGTTGAGGCCGAGAACGACACCCCGGAAACATCGGGATTGTCCGACGTCCATGTCACGGAAGATGCAGTCGATACAGTGATCAATCTGTTTGATGCATTCAGCGATGTCGAAGATGCGGACAGTGATCTGACATTCAGCATTGAAGGCAACTCCAATCCTGCATTGTTTGACGGCGTCACGCTTGATGCTTCAGGGAAATTAACACTCAATTACGCGGCCAACGCATTCGGCACAGCGGAAATCACGATTCGTGCGATGGATGCGGAGGGGGAGTCTGTTGAATCGACATTCACCGTCAATGTGGCTGCCGAGAATGATGGCCCTGTGACGACTGGTTTGGATGTCGTCAACGTGAC from Symmachiella dynata encodes:
- a CDS encoding PSD1 and planctomycete cytochrome C domain-containing protein, whose protein sequence is MQQYAPLLIVTAFLGALVTADPLAAADQKPVDFNRDVRPILSKKCFPCHGPDAGSREGGLRLDLRDAALGETDSGERAIVPGNAASSELIARITADDDSLRMPPVETGDPLTISQIDLLRRWINQDAPYARHWAFVKPTRPQPPKVTNSNWPLNTIDHFVLNRLEQADLAPSPRVDRYALIRRLSFDLRGLPPTPTEVDAFVNDNDPQAYENLVDAFLQDPAYGERWAQMWLDLARYADSKGYGSDPLREIWRYRDWVIDAFNNNMPYDQFTIEQIAGDLLPEATLEQRMATAFHRNTMTNTEGGTDDEEFRVAAVRDRVDTTMQVWMGLTMRCATCHDHKYDPIAQKEYYQFYAFFNQTSDNDQPNESPTIPAPTAEIAAENQRLDAEIAKARAQLETPEIAAAQTAWETNLQNSGAWFVITPQNIESTNGTTFQSLPDGSLLAGGDSPATDTYTITSQTSLRNVSAVRLEVIPDPTLPEAGSGRGAAGNFVLSQFALKVDDVDQPWDRAAADYSTTNFSVQAATTAKDLKKQGWSVDSQQQQPHAAVFILKEPLTQTSDAATTLTFRIEHQNEKPRQTLGRFRIAITNDPAAAQRLELPAEILAIIETPSTARDAAQSQKVHKYFRENAPALKPLRDKIAALQAAKPAIPTLPVMQELPVEKHRTTHLMVKGNFLTHGEELTPALPVAFHPAASKMPATRLGVAQWLVDPENPLTARVAVNRYWARLFGRGIVTTEEDFGTQGAPPSHPQLLDWLATEYVRLGWDTKAILKQMVLSATYQQSAQVTPQLLEHDPNNVLLSRGPRFRLKAEMVRDQALALSGLLSRKIHGPSVFPPQPPGLWRAAFNGRDRKWATSTGEDKYRRGLYTFWRRSVPYPSMATFDAPSREVCAMRRIRTNTPLQAFVTLNDPVYVEAAQALARRIFKEGGNTTDQRVCFALRLCLVRPATDAQVDALTELFTTELTHYQQNKTAAAELATIPLGELPDGMPPADLAAWTVVANVLLNLDAVLSKN
- a CDS encoding biotin--[acetyl-CoA-carboxylase] ligase, coding for MNSADEATPAAFDLDRIASETFLQSIDFHETLASTNDRGLQLANDPFVVTPSLVLTAAQTGGRGRGANRWWSAAGALTFSVLVNPDAVELPVARHPQISLTVGVAVCEALRQRFPQGDIGLKWPNDVFLHNKKVCGILVEVPPQRRDILVIGIGLNVNNSLKSAPTELQATATSLSDTVGNKFELTEILIDILQMLEQRLNWLSASDPQLARRWEEFSLLRGKTVYIENHQHGITGICQGIDEEGGLLLRTPSGIERVTHGIVKHFQ
- a CDS encoding LamG-like jellyroll fold domain-containing protein; the encoded protein is MSRQDFQQKLDRILGCPANLLSPRLRRALGFDKVEYDLYMASADGRSNIQQKLDRILGSGAGQLPSRVKRGLGFESLEQRLVMSATLGAGDEILNWTDADGNTQALDVTSGSVEVHFTDDVGNTGDITEVRLLSNGAGFDVSTSNIDLINSNGNQLGALNIGVNVGGELADTDGTVDTITASTSIQGPLFVDGDVGSIDVGSDVQDSITVTGDLDSIQVGGEILGDVSAGEAQGEFSLSDNDFSYNTMFSESNAVTFDGATDGIETLDESAQAVRAMSPSQFRYLTAEQVPDLSVEQITGITNAYYFYNMSSDARGALNAEQVQALDTSIVNIGYLTSVQREDLTIEQVQAVSVPNLRYLPASQVQHITVDQLSGITNAYYFYNMSSDARGALNAGQVQALDTSIVNIGYLTSAQREALTVEQVQAVSVPNLRYLPASQVQHITVDQLSGITNAYYFYNMSSDARGALNAEQVQALDTSIVNIGYLTSVQREDLTIEQVQAVSVPNLRYLPASQVQHITVDQLSGITNAYYFYNMSSDARGALNAEQVQALDTSVISIGYLTTAQREDLTPEQVQNLSAANFRYLPASQVQHLLLEQLAGITNSYHLHNMSVAARDALSHAQIGALSSTLGGFGYSGSAGDDSLTGNANSNHMEGLDGDDTISGLAGNDVLNGGAGDDVLLGGTGDDLLIGGGGNDVMQGEAGDDTFRFDGAAGGDVYTVSGGEGQDAIDLQDFSVDDIHVEADRIRVNLDGGGQFTIHHDGIESIVLSDGSYAISAFLSVNASSLDLIAHWKLDGNATDATGNGHDATVLNGEGDEFTTGLVGDGAAHFDGENDLIQTPSGESPQLTGDYTTSVWIRPDASQKDWAGIYAATNASGSTNHWNLQFDNSAQRNIVIYHANSGSWDTGINLADVADGGWHNIVVVREGTTMSVYLDGELAKTGTYNSNPLGNADHFNIGGERTSLNKYLYSGDIDDVRIYTGAQPEDVLEFLFQTDNDTPQTTGISDVNVTEDAADTVINLHDAFSDQEDTDGELTYDVKWITNAALFDGMIIDNAGNLTIDYAANASGTAEITIRATDADGKFVESTFLVNVEAENDTPETSGLSDVHVTEDAVDTVINLFDAFSDVEDADSDLTFSIEGNSNPALFDGVTLDASGKLTLNYAANAFGTAEITIRAMDAEGESVESTFTVNVAAENDGPVTTGLDVVNVTEGANDTTIDLTAAFDDVEDGADGLSYSVAGNTNAALFDAVTIDGDGNLTLDYSDKVSGSAEITIRATDAGGKYVESTFMVNVAAAPVIVQESNEELVEESEVVELLGDETEPTDETEPTVDTVNDLMNKYFNDAVPRQAGIRWFSTTDEFNLPATFLNGASKNDVPLGLLSQSYSGFHDFNDYFKDAQSPEFYGNNDPLYDQSQYGSGQEALEEWLKKHRLRTGDSKPVETPPGQADGDAPVEGYNYEGANGHEKKHVSHQPEAADESGQLNEWDVDQARKLIHEDGQELLSPGLSSNEATPSQALSDHRVTENAAIVGSSIDLESADTDNSEQNVGFFERGVELLAAAAGAVVVGSSIRGSDDDVDVTASSIAPRDRGRQNDPPRP